CAATATTCTACAATATTCTATTCAGTATTCTACAGATTTCAATAACTCAATATTTCAATATTCAATATTCTACAGTCACATATAAGACACATATATATACGTATTTACATATATGTATGGTACATTTACTAAATTATATTATTTGTACATGATACAGAGATACGTATTCATACCATACATACACATCTATAGAGACAGATGAATAGATACTAACTCTGTAAATGACAAGGAAATACCTCATGTACACACATTTTGGCAGTGTTCTTTTGCTTTAATGGggttttcccttaaaaaaaaagttgataaacAAAAATTCCTTTAGCACATTAAGCAACCAGCCAACTCTCATACAATGCACTGTGCGTTTTCCTCTGTCACCCCTGACAAAACTACACAGAGGTGGATCAACAGAAAAACACATCTTCGTTTGTTTTGATTGCTTATAGAACACTTCCAACACCCTGTTAATTTGGTAGAAACTCATCACTTCACACCAGCGTGAAATTTCGGTGCAGCTTTCGTGAGTGATTTTGTGTCCGAGATACACATTCCAATATTACCTGCACCAAAATGTTTAGGACCTTATTTTGaactgtaataataattttataatcaTTCTGCTTTAGGATGTCCTAccctaaatatttaaatattgaaaggagGCCACGATAGAAAGAGGGAAATAAGATTATTataaggttggaccagatgatccttgcggtcccttccaacctggtatggTATGATTCTAGGATTTGACAGAAGTTTGTTGTCACAACAGTTCCTGAAATGTAGAAGCTAGACTTTACGGCCCACAATGTGTTTAGTATCACACTTTTCATAATTATTGTTAAAATTGTAGTCATCATTCTCTGGTATAAGAAGGCCTTACAAGTCAGATGGACTCCCCCTTAGGGTTCATAATTACTGTTAAAATTGTAATAAtcattttctgttataaaaagGCCTTACAAATCATGTGTGCTCCCTCTTAGGGAGGGATTCCTTTCCATATAGCCACCTGGAGGAGAATCAAAGAGCTTCATGACCTTCAGATGAAGCTGCACCACACAGACGGGTACGTAGACTGGCCTGCAAAGATTGTGGGTGCCTGTGCTGCAGTTCAGCAAACCCGTCTTCCGCGACAGCTCCGCATCTCCACTCCTTCAGCAGTAGGTTATTTAAGAACAGCCTCGCCAGCGGCTCacttcttctctctctcttgtcTTTGTGGGGTTTCCCGATTCTTAATCGGGCTAATTCAACTGTTGGCACAGCAGCCACGGCCTACAAAGGGCTGCTGCAACGGCTGTGCCTAGAACTGACCTGTGTTTTATGCAATTACGTATAGAAAAGCCAGACGACGAGGCCAGTACTCACGGAGGATTTCAGGAGCAGCAGGGGATCCAAGACGTCCGCCCAGAGAAGAAACCTCTGGAAAAAAGACTGAGGGAGACACGTTAGAGGGAGACGAGGCGTTATTTCTGAGGGAGGGAagcagcccgccccggcccccctcagcccctcacCTGTCCCTCCGCTCTCCAGAACCGCAGGTTGGCGTCCATGGAGCCGCGGCACCGGAAAAGCGCCGCCGGGGAGCGGTCCGGCAGCTGCACCCTCCGCCCGggccccgcaccgccgccgcgggatccgggccgggccggccctCCTACGAGGTGGGGGCCTGGGGCCCGCGCCGCCTTCCCGCCCTCGGGCGCGGGCCGGGCTCTGAGGCGCcgcggagcagggagggaggcggcggggttCCGCGGCCCGGGAGCACCCTCAGGGCAGGCCCCGGAGCGAGGAGGGGATTAGGAAAGGTCCGATCGGCTTTTCCCCTTCCAGCAGTGTCCCCCAGCGCCACCCGGGGAGGCAGAGAcgaggagcagggctgcagagaaCCCCCCCCAGTCCTCCGCACTGACTGAAAATAGCTGAGGTAAGGGCTGGATTCAGCCAGGTAACAGATCAGTGCGGTTTTACAGGTTCAAACAGCTGCCACCAACACCACCAGCGTGTTATTTTGCATTACTGAGCTGCACAGGGGTTTAACTTCACAGGCTGTAGGTCCAGGAGATCACATTTATTGGAAAAAGCGCGTGGATACTTCTGGATTTCCACAAAACTGAAGTAAAACACGGCGACTGAGAACAGATTTGCAAATAGCGAAACCTGGAGCATCACTAGGCACCATGCAACACCAGGCTGTTTTTCATCCTTACATTGCAGTGTTGATAGCTGTGGTAAAGCTAGTTTAGGACACACTTTGCCAAGGTGGTTCCCTCATGCTTCTGTTTATCTTAAGTCCTTTCCCTGGCTCAAAAAGGCAGAAGGTGAAAAATACAAACCTATTTGGCATTATTTAATTCagcccctcagcagcagcagagccgcTATGTACTGTCTACGGCCAACTCACCACATACACACGTAAAGGCAGCGCCAGCTGTTAACTTCTTGCTGGGAACAAGGGTATAAAAGATGGTTTCTAAGGCAGTGCAACTTACACAACTTCTTCAAAATAGAGAAACAAGattctttggggggaaaaagtgaaagaaaagcaaagcaacacaCCTGCTGCTAGTCAATGTTAAGATTTATTATTATGGCTAGAGATATGCTACATTGTTTTCAAGCAGTACAACGTTTCACATTGAAGTTTTTCCTGGAGACAGGTTCAAGCAAATAAGCAATACTTTAAATGACACAAGACTGTCATTAAGCTCCAGTAAGTACATTACTTCAAGTTGCTATTATCTCCCAAGCAGAATGCAAGTTCTTCATGCTTGTTAATGCTTCTGTGCAGCTGCACTGCATCTTTAACTATATGCAGGATTAAAATGGCACATATTTACATTCACTTCCAGTTTTAGTGCATTTACACACCaaaacagggttgttttttttaattttttacttgttacattcatctcttcctctgcaacattcattaaaaacaaatcacataacaaaattctgttttcagtcttGTCCCCATCGTTTCAAACTTgttacagaatttaatttttcatgtgagaaaagaaaacatggggACACTTGCTAAGGAAAgttaaggaaagaggaaaaacccagTGGTAAACAACTTAATTTTGTGTACTTGTATTCAGGAAGAATTCTAAAATTCATGAAACTGAAGTTACaaaaaggcagggggaagccTTAGTTTTTACCCTTCTTTTTAAAGCAAGACAAGGGAGTCGAGTAAATATTTgagcatttaatttcttcttaaacataagaaaatgaaaactttgatttattttttttttaatacaatcaCAGCTGCTTTTCTAATGTCTTCCATTTATGGTAACTAGGAGTTTTGTCCGTATATTTGAGTGTTTATGTATGCACTTTCTCAAAATATTCTTTAGAACCTTCTGGGCTTGGTTTGATCTGTAAAGACAAGAAAGTTTAGTTATTATATGCTAtaactgaggttaaaaaaaataatacagatttgACACTTTATCCAGGAAAATCCATGCACACTTTATAAAAACAACaggttatttctgtttctgcactTGGTTGAAAGATGAAAGCCTAAATCATGTACAGGAATCTACTTGCAAATTTTAAGTATATAGCACATTTTTCCTGCTAAATATCAAGCAGGGCAATAAAGTAAAAAATCTGAAGACAACTGGTGGAGAGTGCAAGTCAAGTTTAgagttttaaatgcaatttgtATCTTCTAAAAGAAAATCGGTGACTTTCTTCACAGAAATCACACATTTAGTTAGTATCATACAAATAGAGTGAATTGGTCTAACCGGTAAAAgcctcaaaccattctatgatttaaacAGGCAGAGACTGAGTCAAGCACCTCACGTTAAAGTGGTTCTCAGCCCTTCAGACACGCAAAAATATGCCAGTGTCTATATTTAGAAAAGTGATATTTAGCAGACGCTTACTGTAGGGGAGTCTGGAGTCCAGTTTGCTGGGCAAACCTCTCCATGTGTTTCCACGTATTGGAATGCTTTCACCAAGCGGAGGGTCTCTTCCACGCTACGACCAACTGGGAGATCATTGATACTTAGATGCTTGATGACCCCATTTGGATCAATGATGAAGAGACCTCTGTAATTAAGCAAGAATTTAGGGAATGCAAATCATGTTCCAAGACCAAACACAAGAAACTGGATGAACTATTTCAGGAAGGCAGTTATTCTTAGATGCACGTCTCAGAGTTAGGAGTAGCAATACAGTATTTGATAAATTGTTTGTTAGTGCCAACTGGTATGGTATTGTGAAATTACAAAGTATGCATAAAGACTATTAAATTGAGACAGATGTATAACAAAGGTAGAACTTCTAATTCCACCTATATTTCAAACTTGATAGCTGGCATCCTCATGTCTTTTTGATATGAAAATCTAAAAGGTATTGAGTGAAGAGTTGATTTCTCATTAAGCTACTAAATTAAATCCTTTTGCATATAAACATTTGTGAAAACCAAAGTCCCAGCCTTACCATATTAATTAACTTAATTTGTCAACAAATGTCAGAAGTTCCTCATCCAAAGAGATCAGGAATCAAAGGTCCCCAGAAGACTCCTACCCAATCCAATGGATCTCAGCGACCactatttgtttttaataggtaTTCCCATGGTGGAGAAGGACATGTCAGTTTTTTTATTCTAATTATAGGATTAACTGTAGTGGCCTCTAGGACTGCTGCTTTAGAAAGTTCTTACACAGAAGTTAAGGCAGTCTCCTCtcccttcagaaggaaaaaaaaaaaaaggagaaaaaaagaaagggacagACCTGAATtgtagaaaaaatgtaaaaaattgtAAAATGCTGTTCTAGCCTAGCCTTGTTTTCCTTAGTGACATGGAGTTCTCCCACTAACAGAATAGCTGGCATTCCCCTGCATGCATTCTCAGAGGCCTAGAACCATTCTCAACACCTATAATGGCCACGTGCCCTTTTCCTAGTGTGGGACCCAGAAGTTCTGCAGAAAAAGTAGTATCTTACAGTCTTCATTTGATCCTTGTGCAGTTTCCCCTGCAGGAGGGGACAGTACAGCTCACATTGTTTTAGACTGGGTTGTGTCATAACCGAGTTATCAGCAATCATGCAGTACCTTAGTGCTATGCCAGGTCCTTCTAGCAGCACACCATAATCACGGGAGATTTGTTTTGTGAGGTCCGACAGAACTGGAATATTCATTTTGCCCAACCCGCCGCTCTAGAGAAGAGAGTAAGATTCCATTTtgttacaaaatgctttttaggATTATCCTTCTTGGGTTGCTGTGTTCAGTGCTCTTGAAGGTATAATAACAACAAAACACATTCATGCCATGTGCTGTGTGAAAGGAACCATCGAGGCGTGAGGTGtcagttgtttggtttggtggtgttttttttaaagtggtcaGGAACATCTGGtttttttgaaacatgaaaaCTTCTTTTGCACCAAGCATTTTAGCTTATTTTGGAGGTAAAAGGCTATCTATGACAACAGTCCtaaattttcagaaagatttccCTTGTACTCTGTTCAGGAGCTTTGAATACAAAAATTTCTACTGCAGATTTAAGTGTTCAAAATTAAAGAAGATGAAcatggtggggagggaagggaaaacaaacccGCGTACTATGAACAGACAAAAGAGAAGGCTTCTAACAGCCATGCTAGGGATGTCAGAGTTCTCCTGCTTTCTCTAgtgcatgtatttttatttttttttcctcccacaaatCAATTTAAATACTATTTGGGGAGTCAACcaaaatttctttcagttttgcaacACACTGGAACTGCAAGAGAGATAAACTCTCTATCCTTGAAACAAGCCCAGAGTTTGTTAGCTTTTCTATTCCTGGTATCACCAGTGAATCATTGTGTAATCTCAGTCACTCAGACCCCGATCCTGCAAATGCCTGTCTGCAATGGAGTTCTCATATGCAGAGTTTTGAACGCAGGTGTCAGAGAAACCAAGGCCTTAAGCTTCTCCGGGTGTCAGTTTCCCAGCAGCACCACCATGGAATTCTTTCCACCCTTCGCAGAGCGTTTTGCACCGAGCAGTGCCCGGTTGGCATACACTGAACAGCTTCTGCATGAAGCGGTGAAGTCAGTCCATAATCACGTTTTAGAGCTTTAAACAAAGCATGCAGAAAATTAAGTACTCTCAACAGGTTCAGCCAAGCCGTATTAAATCTGGCaaactcccctcctccctcccctctatGTTACAAGGGCAGAGCTGCGCACCTGGAGGCACCCAGTCTGCCAGCACCGCTGCGGGCTGCTCTTCACCCAACCACACGGGTAATGACCGATGGCCCAGGAGCTTCTCTGCCTTCCTGTGACACTTCTGATTCTCTACAACTAACCAAACCAGGCCAGTGCTTGATGGGATCAAAAGTGGGCATTTTTATATACATCTGGAAGAGGCTCCTCTCCAGTAAAAGACCATCTTTATCACTTTCCTTCCCTGAAGAAAGCTCAGGACCTCCATTTGTATTGCAGAAGTGGAACTATTTCAGCAAGTTAGAGCTAATAATGCAAGCGCTCCAATAATCTCGTCGTTCTTCTGCTTCCATTCCGAAGCGAGCACTGATTTGTACTGGTTAACAATAAGGACTAAACAGCTGCTGTTCATTTTCTGTGAGGGTGCACACAAAGCATCAGCTGTAACAAGCAGCTTAGGACAGTGACATGTATACTGAATACTCTTTTGAGATAATCGTGTAAGGATATGATGTAACCTACAAGACTatcatgagagaaaaaaaaaaagaaaaaaacccaaaattactaaggaaaagagcaagaaaataaagacCGAGGTCAGAATTACATCATCAAATGTAGAAGTTAATCACTTCACATGTTGTTTTAGGCAGTCTCTCGAAATCGGTGTTTGCACAATCATTTATTCAACTCTTCTTCTCAGgatctcttctgaaaagaaaacaaaccaacagagaAAGCCCCAAACAGCTGCCCAATTCGTACCTTTCGTGGCGTATTTATCCAGGCCAGATGGCAAAAATGAGAATCCACGGAAACTGCCACCACTTCACAGTTCACATCACGAAATTCATTTGCTTTGTTGCTGAAAGCCACAATTTCTGTGGGGCAGACAAAGGTGCTGGGTGGGAAGAGAGAACAGGCTGTAATGATTCTGCAATCTTTTGAGAGACTTTTTTTAGAAAACACTTCTAGGCACTAATGCAGCAGCATGTTTTCTTTAGCCTGATAATTTTAACCATGTTTCCTGCTCTAGATTAGCTTCGTCCAGTCTCAAAGTGGCAGCCGTAGCCACCTGGCTGGCACACCAGTTTTCAACGCTCAGTTCAAGACAGATGTTTTGCAGAGATGGAGAAACCATCTCTGCGAGACGCTCCTTAGACAGAGAGGTTTTGCAAACTATAAAAGGACTGACAGGTAAATCATCCCCCACGTGCCCACATACACCAGGATGCTCCTGAAGACTTCTGGACAGGCTCAGCCCCATCTGTCCACCTTTTGCTCTGGAGTCGTCCTACAGCAGTTCTGCTGGCCCTGCTGTCTCCAACATGACCCTGAACTGCAAGGCAAAGCCCTCACCCCTGAGATCTGACTGTGAGAGGAACGACCTCGAGGAACCACCTCAAGGCCACgtccacctcctgcagcaggccTGGCAGCTGGAAGATGCTCTCCAGACGCCGGATCCATTGCTCTAGTGCACAATGGCCATTTACCCTCAGGTCTTATCACTCGGGCTCTAGAAACAGACACGTCTGCCTTGCCAGACTACCCTGGATAAGGGAAAATTGTGACCTTCAGCAAGGCAGGAGGCCCATCTGAAGGGAGAGGCCAGCACTCACAAGTCCAGGGGGTAGAAGAAGAGGACCAGATACTTCCCCTTGAAATCATCCAGGCTCAGCTCCTTGAACTCTCCGTTAACCACGGCCGTCCCTTTGAAGAACGGGGCGTGCTGTGTCACCGCTGGTGCCAACCGCCAGGAGCCTGCGGGGGAGAGAACGCAGCTACGGGCCCGACCTCGGCCTCCTCCTGTCGGGCGCCGCCGCAGGGGCCGttcccgccgccgcgcccgggaGGGGTGTGCGTGTGTCCCGGCCGCGCTTCCCGCACTTACCGAGGCTGAACTGGCGGCGGGCGcagggcgggggccgggccgtcAGCctcctcccggcggcggcggcggcgggcacctgcggggggagagggaaggtcagcggcgggggggccggggcgcgAGGGCGGCCGGGCGAGGGTCACCCACTCACCGCGGTGCGAAGGAGCCTCCCCAGCGCGGCGGCCATGTTGAGCGGGCGGAgcgggcccggcggcgcgggacggacggggcgggcaggggaggggaggggcctTGAGCTCACAAACCTTCCGGGTGCGGACTTTTCCAGCGCAGTCGGCCCTGGCTTTGGTGGAATTCGGTCAGGTTATAGTTGTTTAATCATAATTAAACAGTTACAGCGCGATCTCCTCATAAGGAAAAGGCTGTgaatattgtctacctagactttagtaaagcctttgacaccgtttccctcagccttctcctggagaaactggctgctcgtggcttggagtGTGcactttgctgggtaaaaaactggctggatgtccaggcccaaagagttgtggtgaatggagttaagtCCAGTTGTAAgccggtgacaagtggtgttccccagggctcagtactggggcccaTTCTGTTTAATATTGTTATTAATGATCtcgacaaggggatcgagtgcgtcctcagtcagtttgcaggtGACACTAAGTTGGGAGGGAGCATTGATCTGCAccagggcaggaaggctctatagagggatctggagaggctggatcaatgggctgaggccactGGTATGAGGttctacaaggccaagtgccgggtcctgctcttgggtcgCAACAACCCTGttcagcgctacaggcttggggaagagtggctggaaagctgcctggtggaaaaggacctggggatgttggtcaacagccagctgaatatgaccCAGCAGTggggccaaggcggccaacagcctgtatcaggaacagtgcggccagcaggactagagaagtgactgtccccctgtactcagcactggtgaggccccaccttgagtgcagtgtccagttttgggcccctcactacaagacagtcattgaagtgctggagcaggtccagagaagggcaatgaagctggtgaggggtctggagcacaagtcttatgagaagcagctgagggaactggagttgtttagcctggagaaaaggaggctgaggggagaccttaccgctctctacaactccctgaaaggagggtgtagagaggtgggggttggactcttcttccaagtaacaagtgataggacaagaggaaactgcATCAAGTTGCACGAGGGcgggtttaggatggatattaggaaaaatttcgaCACATAACAGtgatcaaacattggaacaggctgtccagggaagtggttgaatcaccattcctggaggtatttaaaagacctgtagatgtggtgctgagggacatggtttagtggtggttttgtcagtgttagattaatggttggactcaatgatcttaaaggtcttttccaacctaaacaattctattattctatagCCGTGTGCCTGCTTAGCTCCTCTCAGCTGTGAGCTGATGCAAACCAAAGTCATTACCTGATTTCCCACACAGGCACTTATTGCTGCTAATGGGCTGCACTGCATTAAGCTGAATGTGTGTCTGTGGCTTCCGCCTGCCCTGGAGGTTTGTGCCAGTGCTGTTCACTGGGAAAGAACACTGGTTCTTTCCCCTAGGGAAAGAGCGGTTGAGGTGTGCATTATCTCTGGGGGAGGTAAGAGAGATGTAAAACCCTGTCACAGGCCTCCTATCTCCTGCCAGATGAAAACAGGGCAAGAAGGGTTTAAAAGGCGTACAGCTTGTAGAAGGGACCACACCTTCATAAGTCTATGGAGCCTGACAAGATGCATACAGAATCCTGAGGGAGTCGGCTGacgtagttgccaagccactctccgtgatatttgaaaagtcatggcagtcaggtgaagtccatggtcactggaaaaagggaaacattgcacccctttttaaaaagggtagaaaggaggaccctgggaacttccggacctgtcagcctcacctctgtgcctgggaagatcatggaacagaccCTCCTAGgagctctgctaaggcacattgaggacagggaggtgatttgagacagccagcatggcttcaccaagggcttcctgcctgaccaacctagtggccttcagtgatggagtgactacatcagtggacgagggaagagctacggatgtcatctatctggactgatgggaacaaatgtttTAGGaaggcctgttgcaataggacaagggatagatttagactagatataaggaagacattttttatgctgagggtagtgaaacactggaccaggttgcccatccctggaagcgttcaaggtcaggttggatggggctctgggcaacctggtgtagttgaagatgtccctgcttactgaagggggattggactaggtgacctttaaaggtcccttccaacccaaactatcctaCGATTGTATGACACCTGATCCATACAAACCTGTTTCCCTGATGTTGGGGCATTCAGAGAGTCTGCTGTTGAAGCCCAAGCCCCCACAACTCAAGCTAAAGGAGTTACTTTAACAGTCATTCGAGCAGTACAAGGTTTTCTCAGGCTAATTTTGCTAAATATCTGATGGTGGCAGCAACAGAGACCACCTTTACCAAGAAGCCACCAGCTGCCCGCCCTGTTTTAGGCCACATGCTTTGGAGCAGCACAAGCAGCATGCACAATCCAGAGTACTGAAAATCAGTCACTTTCTAAAAGTCCATTTTTACTTTCTTagcttctttttgtgtgtttcttcatCTTAAGTAGTCAAATCGAGTTGAACCCAGTTTCACTTCTGGGTTTTggtaatttctgttttaatattcaTATCTATAAATATCCACAGCCTTTTACGAAGGGGAGATTCCACCTTGTGAACTAGAGAGAAGTCTGGCTCCACTGGTGGGATAAGCTCAGCCATCAGCATCTGAGGCTGAAGCCAAAGGCAGCCAGAGCACTGTCAGCTACATCCCAGCCCCCTGGGAAGAGCTCAACAGATACTGCACCTATACTTCTGAAGAAATTAGCAAACTTATTTCTGGTACTGATCCAGCTGGCATGGTCTGGTCACCTCTGTAACAGTAAGCTCTCTGAGCCTTCAAAAAAGTGAGGTTGTGTGCAACTGCCTGTTAGGGTTGGTCATTAGCTGGTAATTAACTCTCTAAAATGCCCAGGAACTGTTTGGGGCAGTGTAAATTGGTGTTGTCCAAAAGCACGCTGAGACCTATCTGAGCATTTAATATCATCAGCAGTTTCACTTTCTGTGGCACTCCTGAATTTATTAATCCAGATGTAGCCAATGACAGCTGGGAATGTGTCTCTGATAATCGTCTTGAAAACTGTAGTGCTCAGTAGTGCTGCCAGAATAACATCATATACTCATACGTGCACAGAGATACTGGGTGTCTGGCTGGGCTTGTGATGAAGATGGAGGTGCCCAAAAGGAGGTGATGAAGATGGAGGTGTCCTGCACAAGGGTGCAGGGGCAAACTTCCTATAGCCATAGAAAGACGAGGGGGAAGAAGACATGAACACTAAAGGATACGGATACTCTAGTATGACAGGGTCTGCCAGCGTAGTAGTCTGACTGCTTCCTGCATCCCTTAATTTCCTTGAATTCAAATAGACATCACTATTGCTTTTGAAGCTGTTCCTGTCAGGTGTAAAACCTTCTAACAAGCTCTGCACGTGCATTTGAGCATGTGTATGTGGTTGCTTGTGCACAAGCGTAGTGCTTGGTCACTGACCTGGCAGACTTGGAGCTAAGGAACCTTACATACCCTTTGCTTCTTATTAGCGCTTCGTTAAGGGAAACCTGAACGTGCGTGAGAGAGAAGTTGAGTTTTGACTCTTGCTGGTGAACCAGGGCTGCTTGAAAGTGCCAGCTGGACGGGGACTCTGCTGGGAATGTCACTGGCTGCGCGAGGGGGGCTGGCTGGCTGAGCTACTCAGCTTATTTGCATGTCTGATACCTAAAAGTTGGGGGCATTCTTGGTTAAAAAACACTCAAAGCCTAAAAATGGAAGTGAGAGAACTATTTGTGTGGTAGAAAATATATCAGATACAGCATGGATGAGCTGTGCTGTagcctgcagagctgggaggtggagagggaaggagtgGTTGTTGAGAGCTGTGTCTGCAGTAGAGGTTTGGGAGGTCTTCGTGCCACTGCTGAGAGCTGCCAGCAGAGCAGTGGGCAGCAGACCTGAGCCCGGGACACCTGCAGAGCAGTGACTGTTGGTGGAGAGTAGCAAAGAAACATTAGCCATTACCTGGGCCGATTCCATGAATAGCAGTGCAGAATGGCATGTCTGCGTTCACGTCTGCTGGCCTGGCACAGCCCCTCGCAGAGAGAGACCTGCTTGCCTAGCCGAGTCCCTCGTGGCTGGGCAGCAAACTGTGTGTGCCTGGGGACGGCTGGGCCACAGCGGTTCCTTTCCCCCAGCTGCGGGAGCTGTATTGTGGCAGCAGAAAAAGGGCTATTGCTAGGATTTCCTGAGGATGGTTGTTTCACCCACAGATGATTATTCACAACTTATAAGTTGATGTATTCTAAAATGGCgtccttcccccttccccggaAAGTTATATTTGTTTAAAACTCTTTGTTTAAACACTTGGCTTGCAGGTGGGGAAATATTGCTCATGCTTTGTTATGAAGGCAGCATAATTCAGCTTCTCAGACTTCTGGGCAAGAGCTTGAACTACTGCCATTTAACAGggggtttattttccatttcGCTTTTTACTGGGCGTCCCTACA
The sequence above is a segment of the Larus michahellis chromosome 6, bLarMic1.1, whole genome shotgun sequence genome. Coding sequences within it:
- the PRDX3 gene encoding thioredoxin-dependent peroxide reductase, mitochondrial — protein: MAAALGRLLRTAVPAAAAAGRRLTARPPPCARRQFSLGSWRLAPAVTQHAPFFKGTAVVNGEFKELSLDDFKGKYLVLFFYPLDFTFVCPTEIVAFSNKANEFRDVNCEVVAVSVDSHFCHLAWINTPRKSGGLGKMNIPVLSDLTKQISRDYGVLLEGPGIALRGLFIIDPNGVIKHLSINDLPVGRSVEETLRLVKAFQYVETHGEVCPANWTPDSPTIKPSPEGSKEYFEKVHT